Proteins co-encoded in one Acidobacteriota bacterium genomic window:
- a CDS encoding alpha-L-fucosidase, translated as MALGVWAKTQPPRPILPIPTRSQLAWQKLEYYAFIHFGINTFTDHEWGEGRAPAGDFNPTAFDARQWARVVRAAGMKGIIITAKHHDGFCLWPSATTEYSVKNSKWRDGKGDVLKELSAAAREYGLKFGIYISPWDRNHPLYGTPRYNQIYKQQWHELLTNYGPVFESWLDGANDNKKRMVYDFGGFFSTIKREQPDTIIFSDAGPDIRWVGNERGIAGETNWSTRDNEGSFPGFADEKALNHGDENGTSWIPAECDVSIRPGWFYHAEEDKKIKSVSQLMDIWLGSVGRNCNLLLNIGVDRRGLVNENDIARLMEFKAAREMAFGTNLAKGTITTSNTRGSRFAPANVIDGSYDTYWTTTDGVTNATLTLDLGRETSIDGVMLQEYIALGQRIKRFTVQTWNGSEFQTVATATTIGYKRILKFPRTATTGVRVVFDEAKASPAISTLRLFDTRK; from the coding sequence ATGGCGCTTGGCGTTTGGGCAAAAACTCAGCCACCCAGACCGATCCTTCCGATCCCAACCCGATCCCAGCTAGCCTGGCAAAAGCTTGAGTATTACGCGTTCATCCATTTCGGGATCAACACCTTTACCGATCACGAATGGGGCGAGGGCCGGGCTCCGGCGGGGGATTTTAACCCGACGGCGTTTGACGCTCGGCAGTGGGCGAGGGTGGTGAGGGCCGCGGGAATGAAGGGCATTATTATCACGGCGAAACATCACGACGGTTTTTGTTTGTGGCCTTCGGCGACGACGGAGTATTCGGTCAAGAATTCAAAGTGGCGTGACGGTAAGGGCGATGTGCTGAAGGAGCTTTCCGCCGCCGCTCGCGAATACGGCCTCAAATTCGGCATCTACATCTCGCCGTGGGACCGCAATCATCCGCTGTACGGCACGCCGCGGTATAACCAGATCTATAAGCAACAATGGCACGAGCTGCTCACAAACTACGGCCCGGTATTCGAGTCGTGGCTCGACGGCGCGAACGATAACAAAAAACGGATGGTCTATGATTTCGGCGGCTTTTTCTCGACCATCAAACGCGAACAGCCCGACACGATCATCTTCAGCGACGCCGGGCCCGACATTCGCTGGGTCGGCAACGAACGCGGAATTGCGGGCGAAACCAACTGGTCAACCCGCGACAACGAAGGCTCGTTCCCCGGCTTTGCCGATGAAAAAGCTCTAAACCACGGCGACGAGAACGGCACTTCGTGGATACCTGCCGAATGCGACGTGTCGATCCGTCCGGGCTGGTTCTACCACGCTGAGGAAGATAAGAAAATCAAAAGCGTGAGCCAACTTATGGATATCTGGCTCGGCTCCGTCGGCCGCAACTGCAACCTGCTGTTGAATATAGGCGTCGACCGCCGCGGCCTCGTCAACGAGAACGACATCGCGCGGTTAATGGAATTTAAAGCCGCCCGCGAAATGGCTTTCGGTACTAACCTTGCCAAAGGCACGATCACCACATCGAATACTCGCGGCTCTCGATTTGCACCCGCAAATGTCATCGACGGCTCGTACGACACATATTGGACGACTACTGACGGCGTGACGAATGCCACGCTTACGCTCGATCTTGGCCGCGAAACCAGTATCGACGGCGTTATGCTTCAGGAATACATCGCTCTGGGCCAGCGGATTAAGCGTTTTACGGTCCAGACCTGGAACGGCAGCGAATTCCAAACCGTTGCGACGGCGACAACGATCGGTTACAAGCGGATCCTGAAGTTCCCGCGAACCGCGACGACAGGCGTTCGCGTCGTGTTTGACGAAGCAAAGGCGTCGCCCGCGATCTCGACCCTGCGTTTATTCGATACCCGGAAATGA
- a CDS encoding GH92 family glycosyl hydrolase, which yields MKTKLFAIIAVFAFSIGLAAQTRDLAKWVNPFIGTGGHGHTFPGATMPFGMVQLSPDTRIDNWDGSSGYHYSDDTIYGFSHTHLNGTGIPDYCDVLFMPQTGAVRFADAVALSGGSKFSHANEHAEPGYYSVRLDDGNILAELTARTRVGFHRYTFPRSDSGANILIDLKWRDRVLDSELKVVGDRRIEGYRRSSSWAKDQAIYFVAEFSRPFDFPLIGNSGSITSGGGKGDRLRGVLHFDTSKSQQVLVKVAISHVSIEGARKNLAAELPGWDFEKVRADAKAAWNKELSKIEVSGGTDDQTTTFYTALYHTMIQPNIFNDVDGSYLGMDKKVHSLSQVRKLGPERTARGAKSDRGVAPTGTKKEASGDQYTIFSLWDTFRAAHPLYTIIDQKRTVDFINTFIRQYEQGGRLPVWELAANETDCMIGYHSVSVIADAMAKGLTGFDYEKAYAAAKHSAELDHFGLAGYKKRGYISMEDENESVSRTMEYAYDDWCIAQMAKVLMYRESKPSKNGPKPSYDPKTGIASFPIDVEKTKYLNEYRQYLKRGRYFENLFDPKIGFFRPKKNGGFVEPFAPNEVTFGFTEGNSWQYSFFVPQDVEHLVKLHGGREKFTAKLDELFNTDQKLGGREQADLTGLIGQYAHGNEPSHHITYLYDYIGQPWKTQKLVRRIMDEFYHPAPDGLIGNEDCGQMSAWYIMSASGFYQVAPGKAEYAFGTPLFPEMKYRLENGKTFTIRAKGVSAKNFYIQSATLNGVPHKKAFLTHADLMKGGVLEFSMTDAPAMGAFSEFPVSSIGGQTVSVPVINGERTIKDKVEVSISTATPDVKIYYTTNGDEPVIGKSDVYERSFSLDHTTTVKAIAAGSTGDPSKPVSALFIKRPNDWSVKVMSKYSSQYTGGGDNAIIDGIRGTVNFASGEWQGVQGKTYEAVIDMQRETPVSEVGASFLQVALPWIWMPDRVEFEASTDGKTFTKIAEIKPGFPQTDLTPTAREYRQTVTPTKARYIRMRAYNFGKIPSWHLGAGGDPWIFVDEVFIR from the coding sequence ATGAAAACCAAGCTTTTTGCCATTATTGCTGTCTTTGCATTCTCGATCGGCCTCGCCGCCCAGACGCGTGATCTTGCCAAATGGGTCAACCCCTTCATTGGCACGGGCGGGCATGGGCATACGTTTCCGGGGGCGACGATGCCGTTTGGAATGGTGCAGCTCTCGCCCGACACGCGGATCGACAACTGGGACGGATCGAGCGGCTATCACTACTCCGACGACACGATCTACGGTTTTTCGCACACCCACCTGAACGGCACGGGCATTCCGGATTATTGTGATGTTTTGTTTATGCCCCAAACCGGCGCAGTCAGATTTGCCGACGCCGTCGCGTTAAGCGGAGGGTCTAAATTTTCACATGCAAATGAGCATGCCGAGCCAGGTTATTATTCGGTTCGCTTGGATGACGGCAATATTTTGGCGGAGTTGACTGCAAGAACCCGCGTTGGATTTCACCGGTATACTTTTCCTCGTTCTGATAGCGGCGCAAATATTTTGATCGACCTGAAATGGAGAGACAGAGTACTAGATTCAGAATTAAAGGTTGTCGGGGACCGAAGGATCGAAGGCTATCGCCGATCTTCTTCGTGGGCTAAAGATCAGGCGATCTACTTCGTAGCTGAGTTTTCAAGGCCGTTTGATTTTCCACTTATTGGCAACAGTGGGTCGATCACATCGGGAGGTGGGAAAGGAGATCGTTTACGGGGAGTTTTACATTTTGACACATCTAAAAGTCAGCAAGTATTAGTAAAAGTCGCCATTTCCCACGTCTCCATCGAAGGTGCCCGTAAGAATCTCGCTGCCGAGCTTCCCGGGTGGGATTTTGAGAAGGTTCGTGCCGATGCCAAGGCGGCTTGGAATAAGGAGCTGTCGAAGATCGAGGTTTCGGGTGGGACGGATGATCAGACGACGACGTTTTATACGGCGCTTTATCACACGATGATCCAGCCGAATATCTTTAACGATGTCGATGGATCGTATCTCGGGATGGATAAAAAGGTGCATAGCCTGTCGCAAGTTCGCAAACTCGGGCCCGAGCGAACCGCACGCGGAGCGAAAAGCGATCGCGGAGTGGCGCCGACCGGGACGAAAAAGGAAGCGTCGGGCGATCAGTACACGATCTTCTCGCTTTGGGACACCTTTCGCGCCGCGCACCCGCTTTATACGATCATCGATCAGAAGCGGACGGTGGATTTTATCAATACGTTTATCCGGCAATATGAGCAGGGCGGGCGTTTGCCGGTTTGGGAGCTGGCGGCGAATGAGACGGACTGTATGATCGGCTATCACTCGGTCTCGGTCATTGCGGACGCGATGGCGAAGGGGCTGACCGGCTTCGACTACGAAAAAGCCTACGCCGCCGCCAAGCACTCCGCCGAACTCGACCACTTCGGCCTAGCCGGCTACAAAAAACGCGGCTACATCTCGATGGAAGACGAAAACGAATCCGTCTCGCGAACGATGGAATATGCTTATGACGATTGGTGTATTGCGCAAATGGCCAAAGTTCTTATGTATCGGGAGTCTAAACCGTCGAAGAACGGCCCGAAGCCAAGTTATGACCCGAAGACCGGTATCGCCTCGTTCCCAATTGATGTCGAGAAAACCAAGTATCTGAACGAGTATAGGCAGTATCTAAAACGCGGACGTTACTTCGAAAATCTCTTCGACCCAAAGATCGGCTTTTTCCGCCCTAAGAAGAACGGCGGTTTTGTCGAGCCTTTTGCTCCCAACGAAGTGACATTCGGTTTTACCGAGGGCAATTCGTGGCAGTATTCGTTCTTCGTTCCGCAGGATGTCGAGCATCTGGTGAAGCTTCACGGCGGGCGTGAAAAGTTTACGGCGAAGCTCGATGAGCTGTTCAATACCGACCAGAAACTCGGCGGCCGCGAACAGGCTGACCTGACCGGCCTCATTGGCCAGTACGCTCACGGCAACGAGCCTTCGCATCACATTACGTATCTCTACGATTATATCGGCCAGCCCTGGAAAACCCAAAAATTGGTCCGCCGGATAATGGACGAATTTTACCATCCCGCACCCGACGGCCTGATCGGCAACGAAGACTGCGGCCAGATGTCGGCGTGGTACATCATGTCCGCCAGCGGCTTTTACCAGGTCGCACCGGGCAAGGCGGAATACGCCTTCGGCACGCCGCTCTTCCCCGAGATGAAGTACCGCCTCGAAAACGGCAAAACCTTCACCATCCGCGCGAAAGGCGTTTCGGCAAAGAATTTTTACATCCAGTCCGCAACCCTGAACGGCGTGCCGCACAAAAAAGCATTCCTAACCCACGCCGATCTGATGAAGGGCGGCGTGCTGGAATTCTCGATGACCGATGCCCCGGCGATGGGGGCTTTTTCGGAGTTTCCGGTTTCGAGCATCGGTGGACAAACCGTCAGCGTTCCGGTTATAAACGGCGAGCGAACCATAAAAGACAAGGTCGAGGTCTCGATCTCAACCGCGACGCCGGACGTGAAGATATACTACACGACAAATGGCGACGAACCGGTCATTGGAAAAAGCGACGTTTACGAACGGTCTTTCAGCCTCGATCACACGACAACCGTCAAGGCAATCGCCGCAGGTTCCACCGGTGATCCGAGCAAGCCTGTTTCTGCTCTATTTATTAAACGTCCAAACGACTGGAGCGTGAAGGTCATGTCAAAATACAGCTCGCAATACACCGGCGGCGGCGACAACGCCATCATCGACGGCATCCGCGGGACGGTCAATTTTGCGAGCGGCGAATGGCAGGGCGTGCAGGGCAAAACGTATGAGGCGGTGATCGATATGCAGAGGGAAACACCCGTTTCCGAGGTCGGAGCGAGTTTCCTGCAAGTTGCTCTGCCATGGATATGGATGCCCGACCGAGTGGAATTTGAAGCGTCAACCGACGGCAAAACCTTCACCAAGATCGCCGAAATAAAACCCGGCTTCCCCCAAACCGACCTGACCCCAACGGCTCGCGAATACCGCCAAACCGTCACACCGACAAAGGCCCGCTACATCCGCATGCGAGCCTACAACTTCGGCAAGATCCCATCCTGGCACCTCGGTGCCGGCGGCGATCCATGGATATTTGTCGACGAGGTTTTTATAAGATGA
- a CDS encoding DUF1015 domain-containing protein, producing the protein MSTIKPFKALRPPADKAEFVACVPYDVIYDSEVRELIADNSLSFLRVTRPEGEYSEAEKPSSETVFERAKQNLEEFIRSGVLVQDDEDAIYVYRLKDGDQSQTGVVACCSIAEYDAGLIKKHEKTRPDKVADRTAHMLAVGAQTGLIFLAFRNTDDIRGLIADAVTGEPIYHFTCRQNVEQTVWRMVYTDVWVEAFAELPALYVADGHHRAESAKLARDKMREANTHHTGEEEYNFVIAGMFPSEDLNILPYNRVVKDLNGLSRDEFFDKIRDYFLLVESIDETPDKRGEMSMYFEGAWYKLRFKPDHPVKFDAITGLDVSILQNYLLAPVLGIGDPRTDTRIAFVGGARGTAELKKMVDSGEAKVAFSMFRTTMDDLFAVSDMGEIMPPKSTWFEPKLKDGLLIHLI; encoded by the coding sequence ATGTCAACAATTAAGCCCTTCAAAGCCCTTCGCCCACCTGCTGATAAGGCGGAATTCGTGGCTTGCGTGCCGTATGACGTGATCTATGACAGCGAGGTGCGCGAGTTGATCGCCGATAATTCGCTCAGTTTCCTGCGCGTCACGCGGCCCGAGGGTGAATATTCTGAGGCGGAAAAGCCGTCAAGCGAAACGGTTTTTGAGCGGGCAAAACAAAATCTGGAAGAGTTCATACGCTCCGGTGTTCTGGTTCAGGATGATGAGGACGCGATCTATGTCTACCGCTTGAAAGATGGAGATCAATCGCAGACGGGTGTTGTTGCATGCTGCTCGATCGCTGAATACGACGCCGGGCTTATCAAGAAGCACGAGAAAACTCGGCCCGACAAGGTCGCCGACCGCACGGCGCATATGCTCGCGGTCGGAGCTCAGACCGGCTTGATATTTCTGGCATTTCGAAACACGGACGACATTCGCGGCCTGATCGCGGATGCTGTAACAGGTGAGCCGATCTACCATTTCACTTGCCGGCAGAACGTCGAGCAGACGGTTTGGCGGATGGTCTACACGGATGTGTGGGTCGAGGCTTTCGCCGAGCTTCCTGCTCTCTACGTAGCCGACGGCCACCACCGTGCCGAGAGCGCGAAACTCGCTCGTGACAAGATGCGCGAAGCAAATACGCATCACACCGGCGAGGAAGAATACAATTTTGTTATAGCGGGGATGTTTCCCTCTGAGGATCTAAACATCCTGCCCTACAACCGGGTGGTCAAGGACCTCAACGGACTTAGCCGCGATGAATTCTTCGATAAGATACGTGATTATTTTCTACTGGTCGAATCGATCGACGAAACGCCGGATAAACGCGGCGAGATGAGCATGTATTTCGAAGGCGCTTGGTACAAACTGCGGTTCAAGCCCGACCATCCGGTCAAATTCGACGCGATCACGGGGCTCGATGTGAGCATCCTGCAGAACTACCTCCTCGCTCCGGTTCTCGGCATCGGCGACCCGCGAACAGATACGCGAATAGCTTTCGTCGGCGGAGCCCGCGGAACTGCGGAACTGAAGAAAATGGTCGATTCGGGTGAAGCTAAGGTAGCGTTCTCTATGTTTCGGACCACAATGGACGACCTCTTTGCCGTATCAGACATGGGCGAGATCATGCCGCCGAAATCGACATGGTTCGAGCCGAAGCTAAAGGACGGACTGCTCATCCACTTGATCTAA
- a CDS encoding slipin family protein, producing the protein MEAVLPILGAFIVVVFIILSGIRIAQEYQRAVVFRLGRFVGIKGPGIYYLIPLIDRQQKVDTRTATVNLEQQETITKDSVTIKVNAVLWFRIVEASKAILEVVNYEQAVYQFSVTALRNIIGQHSLDEVLKGREEINRTLQEIVDSTTEPWGIKIEMVEMKDVEIPESMQRAMAREAEAIREKRARIVKAEAELEASIKLTQGAKQMEESPIALELRRMQMLSEIGIDNNTTTIVLIPSEFSEAARGVAMMGKLKKD; encoded by the coding sequence ATGGAAGCAGTACTGCCAATTCTCGGTGCCTTTATCGTTGTTGTGTTCATCATTCTATCTGGGATCAGAATTGCCCAGGAGTACCAACGGGCCGTTGTCTTTCGGCTAGGTAGATTCGTCGGAATAAAAGGCCCGGGCATTTACTATCTTATCCCGCTGATCGACCGCCAGCAGAAGGTCGATACCCGCACAGCAACCGTCAACCTCGAACAGCAGGAAACCATCACAAAGGACAGCGTCACGATCAAGGTCAATGCCGTTCTGTGGTTTCGCATCGTCGAGGCCTCGAAAGCGATTCTCGAGGTTGTCAATTACGAGCAGGCGGTCTATCAATTTTCCGTCACAGCCCTGAGAAACATCATCGGTCAGCATTCACTTGACGAGGTTTTGAAAGGCCGCGAAGAGATCAATCGAACCCTGCAGGAGATCGTTGATTCGACGACCGAACCGTGGGGGATCAAGATCGAGATGGTCGAGATGAAGGACGTTGAGATCCCAGAATCGATGCAGCGTGCTATGGCCCGCGAGGCTGAGGCGATCCGCGAAAAACGCGCCCGTATCGTCAAAGCCGAAGCCGAGCTCGAAGCCTCGATCAAGCTCACCCAAGGCGCCAAACAAATGGAAGAAAGCCCGATCGCCCTCGAACTCCGCCGCATGCAGATGCTCTCAGAGATCGGCATCGACAACAATACGACGACGATCGTTCTGATCCCGTCGGAGTTTTCCGAAGCGGCCCGTGGGGTCGCGATGATGGGAAAACTCAAAAAGGACTAA
- a CDS encoding exo-alpha-sialidase: MRLIFLLMTIFLLAGLVQPQDKVVFESGKDGAATYRIPAIVKLKSGKLLAFAEARRKGGSDFGDIDIVMRTSSDGGKTWSAMQAVAENGTMQAGNPAPVVDLFDPRFPRGRLFLFYNTGDRNEQEVRRGRGTREVWYKTSIDEGRTWSAAVNITSQVKRPEWRSYANTPGHAIQLTEGKYRGRLLVPMNYSKGEPSKTFEDYMASAFYSDDHGLTFKLSGDVGIAGSNESTAAEIGGGGVLINARNQKGDQKYRITARSDDGGATWKDAGFDTALPDPVCEGSLLRIKGKTLAFANNADSSHRNGLTVRISFDAGRTWMKEHLIDRIDNPKGRDFTAYSDIVMIDTKRIGVLYEKDDYKQIVLKVIDWK, from the coding sequence ATGAGATTGATATTTCTGTTAATGACGATATTCCTGCTCGCTGGCTTGGTGCAGCCGCAGGATAAAGTCGTTTTTGAGAGCGGCAAAGACGGAGCGGCGACCTATCGAATTCCGGCGATCGTTAAGCTCAAAAGCGGCAAGCTGCTAGCCTTTGCCGAGGCTCGGCGTAAGGGCGGGAGCGATTTTGGTGATATCGATATCGTCATGCGAACCAGCAGCGATGGCGGGAAGACCTGGTCCGCGATGCAGGCAGTTGCCGAAAACGGCACGATGCAGGCGGGAAATCCGGCTCCGGTCGTTGATCTGTTCGACCCGCGTTTTCCACGGGGACGCTTGTTCCTTTTCTACAATACAGGCGACCGTAACGAGCAGGAAGTTCGCCGCGGCCGTGGTACGCGTGAGGTATGGTACAAAACCTCGATCGACGAAGGCCGCACTTGGTCCGCGGCTGTAAATATCACATCGCAGGTCAAACGCCCCGAATGGCGTTCGTACGCCAACACGCCGGGGCACGCGATACAACTGACCGAGGGCAAATACCGCGGCCGTCTGCTCGTTCCGATGAACTATTCAAAAGGCGAGCCGTCGAAGACGTTCGAAGACTACATGGCGTCGGCATTCTATTCTGACGACCATGGCCTTACGTTCAAACTCTCGGGCGATGTCGGCATCGCCGGCAGTAACGAATCGACCGCCGCTGAGATCGGCGGCGGCGGCGTTTTGATCAACGCCCGCAATCAGAAAGGCGATCAAAAATACCGCATCACGGCCCGTAGCGACGATGGCGGTGCGACGTGGAAAGACGCCGGATTCGACACCGCTCTTCCCGATCCGGTTTGCGAGGGGAGCCTGCTGCGGATCAAGGGGAAAACGCTAGCCTTCGCAAATAACGCCGACAGCTCGCATCGCAACGGCTTGACCGTTCGGATAAGTTTTGACGCGGGGCGGACGTGGATGAAAGAGCATTTGATCGACCGCATTGACAACCCTAAAGGGCGTGATTTCACCGCGTATTCTGATATCGTAATGATCGACACGAAACGCATCGGCGTTTTGTATGAAAAGGATGATTATAAACAGATCGTGCTGAAAGTGATCGACTGGAAATAG
- a CDS encoding DUF4878 domain-containing protein produces the protein MRNWSRLLIFALAISIVACTPQRPATPKETFMTYIKALKAKDYTTMKLLLSDATIKMHEKEAKAQGVTVDDIVKRETLLSENQTSMDIRNEKVDGDKASLQVKNSYGSWETVPFVREDGVWKIDKQGYADQMLKDIEDQEKELDELINGNRSTY, from the coding sequence ATGCGTAATTGGTCAAGACTCCTTATTTTCGCCCTTGCTATCTCGATCGTGGCCTGCACGCCGCAGCGTCCTGCCACGCCGAAAGAGACATTTATGACCTACATCAAGGCTCTGAAGGCTAAAGACTATACGACGATGAAGCTTCTCCTTTCGGATGCGACCATCAAGATGCACGAGAAGGAAGCCAAAGCCCAGGGCGTGACCGTCGATGACATCGTCAAGCGCGAGACTTTGCTCAGCGAAAACCAGACCTCAATGGACATTCGCAATGAGAAGGTCGATGGTGATAAGGCGAGTCTGCAGGTCAAGAATTCATATGGCAGTTGGGAAACTGTCCCGTTCGTCCGCGAAGACGGCGTCTGGAAGATCGACAAGCAAGGCTATGCCGACCAGATGCTGAAGGACATCGAGGACCAGGAGAAAGAGCTTGACGAGCTGATCAACGGAAACAGATCGACCTACTAA
- a CDS encoding GNAT family N-acetyltransferase, which yields MFETERLIIEKITPAELPWLIELRSVPAVYRYMGGIKMQNAEALTARLPFYLECHEKYGFGFSIMTLKSTGERIGTSGLQPLEDTGEIEVGYNLAEKHWRQGYGYECASAWIKYGFETAGLERIVAVADPANTGSWRIMEKCGMKYEGTLKHYGMNCVQYAISQSEFFGSKA from the coding sequence ATGTTCGAAACCGAGAGATTAATAATTGAAAAGATCACTCCGGCGGAGCTGCCGTGGCTGATCGAGCTGCGATCCGTTCCTGCTGTTTACCGTTACATGGGCGGTATTAAGATGCAGAACGCTGAGGCATTGACCGCTCGGCTGCCCTTCTACCTCGAGTGCCACGAAAAGTATGGTTTTGGATTCTCGATCATGACCCTGAAATCAACCGGTGAGCGGATCGGAACCAGCGGTTTGCAGCCGCTTGAGGATACCGGCGAGATCGAGGTCGGCTATAATCTTGCCGAAAAACACTGGCGGCAAGGTTATGGCTATGAATGCGCCTCGGCTTGGATAAAGTACGGTTTTGAAACCGCCGGGCTCGAGCGTATCGTTGCTGTTGCCGACCCTGCAAACACTGGATCGTGGCGAATAATGGAAAAGTGCGGGATGAAATACGAAGGAACATTGAAGCATTACGGTATGAACTGCGTACAGTATGCTATCTCGCAAAGCGAGTTCTTTGGTTCAAAAGCGTAA
- a CDS encoding SDR family oxidoreductase yields MKATLITGASSGIGEGFARRLATEGHDLVLVARSEKALHELCDELMLKHDIWAHYIVLDLAEPNADLTLFAETQKHNIEIDCLINNAGFGSSGDFAKLNIDRELQMIELNIAALVAITHAYLKPMRERKSGTIVNVSSAAGFQPIPFMATYAATKAFVTSFSEAVAEENRPYGIQVLALCPGSTQTNFFAASRIDRPVQVKGQQTVEQVVETAIRAMKSGRTKVVSGIANKIGALLGSYIPSFITRRAMASALRPRFQREKRTR; encoded by the coding sequence ATGAAAGCTACGCTGATCACGGGTGCATCGAGCGGTATCGGCGAAGGCTTCGCACGGAGGCTCGCTACCGAGGGCCACGATCTCGTGCTGGTTGCCCGTTCTGAAAAGGCGTTGCATGAGCTTTGCGATGAGCTGATGCTCAAGCACGATATTTGGGCTCACTATATCGTCCTCGATCTCGCCGAACCGAATGCCGATCTCACGCTCTTCGCAGAAACGCAAAAACACAATATCGAGATCGACTGCCTGATAAATAACGCTGGTTTCGGCTCGAGCGGCGATTTTGCCAAGCTAAATATAGATCGCGAGCTGCAGATGATAGAGTTAAATATTGCGGCTCTTGTGGCGATCACCCATGCATACCTTAAGCCGATGCGTGAGAGAAAGAGCGGAACGATCGTAAATGTCTCGTCCGCGGCCGGATTTCAACCGATCCCGTTCATGGCAACGTACGCGGCGACGAAGGCTTTTGTTACCTCTTTTTCGGAAGCGGTCGCAGAGGAAAATCGGCCTTATGGAATACAGGTTTTAGCTCTGTGTCCCGGTTCGACGCAGACGAATTTTTTTGCGGCGTCGAGGATCGACAGGCCTGTGCAGGTCAAGGGCCAGCAGACGGTCGAGCAGGTCGTTGAGACCGCGATCCGAGCAATGAAAAGCGGCCGTACGAAAGTGGTTTCAGGTATCGCGAACAAGATCGGAGCATTGCTCGGAAGCTATATCCCGAGTTTTATTACGCGTCGGGCCATGGCGAGTGCACTGCGGCCGCGGTTTCAGCGGGAAAAACGTACGCGGTGA
- the pdxH gene encoding pyridoxamine 5'-phosphate oxidase, whose amino-acid sequence MENKDLAHIRRDYSREGLSEEQVANDPFVQFGRWMDEAITAELPEPTAMSLSTASAEGRPSSRMVLLKGFDNSGFVFYTNYNSQKGRELADNPFAALTFFWPELERQVRITGLVSKVSAEESDEYFKSRPFTSRVGAWASNQSETIDSKMTVAAKAAKLLVKYASGNVPRPPHWGGYRVIPDQIEFWQGRPSRLHDRIVYKLDGESWNIIRLSP is encoded by the coding sequence ATGGAAAACAAAGACCTCGCACATATCAGGCGGGACTACTCGCGGGAAGGGCTGTCCGAAGAGCAGGTTGCCAACGATCCCTTTGTTCAGTTCGGCCGCTGGATGGATGAGGCGATCACCGCCGAACTGCCGGAGCCGACCGCAATGTCGCTTTCGACCGCGAGCGCCGAGGGCCGGCCGTCATCTCGAATGGTGCTTCTCAAGGGCTTTGACAACAGTGGTTTCGTCTTTTACACCAACTACAACAGCCAAAAAGGCCGCGAGCTAGCCGACAACCCTTTCGCTGCTCTAACATTCTTCTGGCCCGAGCTGGAACGTCAGGTGAGGATCACCGGACTGGTAAGCAAGGTCTCGGCGGAGGAATCAGACGAGTATTTCAAATCCCGGCCTTTCACGAGCCGAGTAGGCGCATGGGCGTCAAATCAAAGCGAGACGATCGATTCGAAAATGACCGTGGCAGCTAAGGCGGCAAAGCTACTGGTTAAATACGCAAGTGGCAACGTGCCCCGGCCACCGCATTGGGGCGGTTACCGTGTCATCCCAGATCAGATCGAATTCTGGCAAGGTCGTCCGAGCCGCCTGCACGACCGGATCGTGTACAAACTGGACGGCGAAAGCTGGAATATTATTCGGCTCTCTCCGTAA
- a CDS encoding 4a-hydroxytetrahydrobiopterin dehydratase, with the protein MERKILDVGQLTDALKTLDGWSVDGKLLKKSVKFDNFAQALDHVNRVGALAEAADHHPDITFGWGYADITLTTHDRGGITDVDVALAGKIDKL; encoded by the coding sequence ATGGAACGCAAAATTCTCGATGTCGGACAGCTAACCGACGCCCTCAAGACCCTCGACGGATGGAGCGTCGACGGCAAACTGCTGAAGAAAAGTGTCAAGTTCGACAACTTCGCACAAGCTCTCGACCACGTCAACCGCGTCGGAGCCCTCGCCGAAGCCGCCGATCATCACCCGGATATCACCTTCGGCTGGGGCTACGCCGACATCACCCTGACCACCCACGACCGCGGCGGGATAACCGATGTGGACGTCGCACTCGCAGGTAAGATCGATAAACTCTAA